The Polyangium mundeleinium genome contains the following window.
ACCGCGATCCGGAGGTCTTCCAGAACGCAGACGAGCTCGACCTCCAGCGCGGCGCCCGGAATCACGTCGCCTTCGGCTTCGGCGCGCACCAATGCCTTGGCCAGAATCTGGCCCGGATCGAGCTGCAAATCGTCCTCGACACGCTGTTCCGGCGGATCCCCGAGCTGCGGCTCGCCGTGCCCGAGGAGGAGCTGCCGTTCAAGAGCGATGCCTTGGTGTACGGCTTGCACGAGCTCCCGGTGACCTGGTAATCGGAGATCACAGGCGTCGACGCGACGCGTGCCAGGAGGCGTGAACCGATGTCCCAAGCATTCCACCCCGACCTCGCGCGCGTCGCGCGCCTCCTCCCGCGCGTGACCATCTCACCGCGGCTGCTCTCCGTGATGCGCTTCCTCATGCGCGTCATGCCGGTGCCGCGTGCGCCGCGCGACGTCGTGGTGCATGACGTGAAGGTGCCCGGCCCTGCCGGCGCCCCGCATGTGCGTGTGCGAATCTACCGCCCCGCGACGCTCGCGCGGCCTGCACCGGCGCTGCTGTGGATCCACGGCGGCGGGTACATCCTCGGCGCGCCGGAGCAAGACGATCTCCTCTGCGCGTCGAACGCCCGCGAACTCGGCATCGTCATCGTGTCCGTCGACTATCGGCTCGCCCCCGAGCACCCGTTCCCGGCCCCGCTCGAGGACTGTTATGCCGCGCTCCGCTGGCTCTTTGCAGAGGCCGCCGCGCTCGGCGTCGCGCCCGACCGCATCGCGATCGGCGGCGCGAGCGCCGGAGGCGGGTTGACGGCCGCGCTCGCCCAGCTCGCGCACGATCGCAAAGAGGTGAAGCCCGTCTTCCAGCTCTTGATCTATCCGATGCTGGACGACCGGACCGCGACCCGCACAGACATCGACGGCAAACACCACCGCCTCTGGAGCCAAGAGAGCAACGTGGTCGGCTGGACGTCGTACCTCGGTCACGCGCCAGGCAGACCGGTCGTCCCGGCGCATGCGGCCGCCGCGCGACGCGAGGATCTGTCGGGCCTGCCGCCGGCGTGGATGGGCGTGGGCACGTGCGACCTCTTCCACGACGAGGACGTCGCCTACGCGCGGCGGCTTTCCGCGTGCGGCGTGCCGTGCGAGGAGGTCATCGTTCCCGGAGCCTTCCACGGCTTCGACCTGACCTTCCGCGACGCGCCGGTGTCGCGCGACTTCCGCGCGGGATACGTGGCCGCGCTGCGGCGTGCGCTGAACAATACAGCGTCATTTCATTGGAGAGGTATACGCAACATGTGCCTCGATCCGTCTGCGCGCGACTATGACTTGACCGCGCTCTCCGACGCATTGGCAGAGATCATCGACGACGTCGGCGCTGACAAGCTTCCAGACGATATTGCGAGTGCAGTCGAGAAGAATTTCTTCTCTCTCGATGAGGGGTCGCTGCTTCTCGGTGTGGCCACCTACTCGACCGACGACGAGGGCGCCCACATCCGGCAGGTACTGGAGCATTGGCTGGAAGCAGGTGTCGATGAAATCCGCGTGGCGCTCGCCCTTTCGCACGAGGCGATCCCATTTCGCTCGCGTGCCCGAAGAGTCGCAATTCTGACCGGAATCGCAGGACGCTTCCCGAAATTTGCAGATAGATGCAGGCACTTGATCGAAGCATCACGCGAGTAAGTGGGGTGCGGCGCGGTGAAGCTCTCCGAACGCCTCGAAAGAATCGTTCGTGATTCGGGCTGGTTCCTCCCGGTCTTCACGGCTGTTCTTGGGTAGCCTCCTCGGCCTCGGCGCCGCGCTCGCCGTGTGTGCCAGGGAAAACCCCGCGCGAGATCTGCTTCATCCTTGAGCGAATGAGGCAGGTTGTGTAGCCTCGGGCTCACCGGAGACCGCTGGATGGAGACCGCGTTGGAGCTTGCATGGCCTGGTTCGAGGATCTGAGCCCGTACGTTGATCCCGAGGGAGACGCGGAGGACGACACCGGCGGGCGGGCGGCGCCGGTCCTCAACATCGGCTGGCTCGCGCTTGGGCACTCGTTCCCCGAAGGCCCCGTGCCCGCCGCATTCCTCGTGCGGCTCGCGGTCCTCGTGACGCGCGCCAGAATCGTGCTCTCCCGCCGGAGCCATACCTGCTCGTTCGGTCATAAAAAGCCGATCATCGGGAGCGGGGAGATCCGCGTGGTCGGCGACGACGGGTCGAGGTTTGCCGCGCCGGTGATGATTCATCACTACGTCACCGACCATGGCTACCGTCCGCCGGACGCGTTCATCGCCGCGGTTCTGCGAAATACGGGCCTCTCCTGGGAACGGATGTACGAGGAGGACCTCTGCGCGAGTTGTGGCTTCGCCTTGCAGATCCGGAAGAAACACAAAGTCTACCGCGAGGACGAGGCCGGCATCGAGTCGGTCGTCGAGGGCTTCTGCGGCGGCTGCGGTGTTTCCTATCAACGCCGGGCGCCGCTGCCGAGCGGAGCGACGATCCAGCGTGCCCTGACGCAGCTCGGGGCCCCGGACCCCGACATGCGTATCGAGGCCGCGACCGATCTGTCCTATCTCCGGAGCCAGGATTCCATTCCGCCGCTCATCGCGCTCTTGCGCGACGTGCACGTGGGGGTGCGGCGCGCAGCCACCCTGGCGCTTGCCCGGCTGAAAGCCGAGGAGGCCATCGCCCCGCTCATCGAAAACCTCGAGCACCCGAATGAAATCTCGCGCGACGGGGCGATAAAGCCCCTCGCCGGCCTGGGCGCGGACGCCGTCCTCCGCGCCCTCGAGGCTCCCCTCCGGAACCCGGACATGCCCGTCCGCAGCGCCGCCATCGAAGTGCTGGCGCGCATCGGGGGCGAGGCGACCGAACCTTTGCTGATACAGCGCCTCGACGACCCGGAGGCATCGATCCGGCGGCAGGCCCTCCGGGCGCTGGCGAGCCGCGTCGATCGCCAGGAGCGCCGGCTCCTCACCCATGAATGCGACGGCACGGATCCCTTCCTCGATCCCCGCGTGCCGCTCGACGAGGCATGGCTGCAACAAACGGCGTCCCGAATGCATGTCCCCGAGGAGGAGGCGCGGGCGCGCATCGAGGTGCTGGCCGCGCGGTTTGGGATTCCGCTGCGCTGGCGCGATTGCGGCTGAACGCAATCACCCTCCGCCCCGCATCTCACCCCGCTCCGCCCGCCAGCCGCTCGTAGAGCGCGTGATACATCCCATTCCCCAGGGCCCACCGCACCGCCGCCTTCGCCCCGTCGAACGCGCGTGCCTTGAGGAGCCACCCCGGCGAGGCGCTCGCGAGCGCCTCGAATTCGGCCGCCGACGTGCCCTGACGAACCGCGATCCGGCAGAGCACCACGCCCTCGGGCAAACGCCCCGCCCGGTGCGCCCCGGCGCGCGAGGAATGGAACACACGGTAGCCTTCCAAGATCCCCGCCTCCACGTCGCATTGCCGGAATCGACCGCCGGGGAACGAAACCTGCTCCACGACGCTCCCCACGTGATCCTCGATCGTCGCCTTGGAATCACGCAGCTCCGCGCGCGCCGCCTCCTCCGGCAGATCGTCGAGGAATCGATGCGTCCGCCCGTGGGAGCCGATCAACATGCCTCGCTCGGCCATCTCGCGCACCTCGGGCCACCCGCAAAAACCAGCGCGATGGCCAATAAAATCGGACGTGACGAACACCGCTGCGCGGAGGTCCCGCTGGAGGAGGCGCGGCAAACCGTGCCGGTAGGTGCTCGCGTGTCCGTCGTCGAACGTCAACACGATCCGATCTTCCCTATCGAGCTTCCTCGGTAAAACCGCGGGATCGGCCACCGGCAGGCCCCGCCGGGCCAGGATGTCGAGCTGCGCCTCGAATGCGGACACGGAGACGGCGTACGGCCGATCCGCCGCGTCAATCGCGGAAAACTCCCGCTCGCCTTCGTAGAGCGCGTGATACATCAGGACGACGAGTCGGCTCATGTCTTCTCCCATCGCGCCTCGATGCGGCCTTCGAGGTAGTTGCGCAGCGCAAGCACCGAGGCCCGGTTCAATTCGACGAACACCTCCGCGAAGCTCACGAGCCGGAGCCGCCGCAGCTTCGGGAGGGCCGCGCCCACGAAGGACAGCGTGTAAAACGCGCCCTGCAGCGTCGCCGCCGTCCGGTAGAACGTGCCGCTCGCCAGCAAGGACGAGACGTACATCACGCCGAGCGCGTACGGCACGACCAGCCGGAACCATTTGTGCGAGACGAACTGGACCCACAGCGGGTTCCGCCACGGCAAGAACAGCCACCGGTGCCGCGCGAACGACTGGAAATTGCCCGTGAGCGTCCGGATCTTTCGTCTTCGCTCGCCGGCCATATTTTCTTGCAGCTCGTCGTACATCACCGCCCGCGGCTCGAACACCACGCGGCGGCCGCGGCGCGCGAGGTGCATCGGTTGCTCGAAATCGTCGAGCAGCGTGCCCGTCTGGAGCGGCGTGTAGTCCTCGCGCCGCATGGCATACAGCGCGCCCGTGACACCCACCGTCGAGGCGAAGCGGCTCTCCGCTTTGCGGATCCATTTCTCGTACCGCCAGTAAAGCCCGATGTGCGCCGCGGTCCGTGTCCTCGGATCGACGTGCAAAAGCTCCCCGCTCACCGCCCCGATACCGGATTGCAGCAAGCGTGCCACGAGATGGCGCACGGCGCGCCGCTCGATCCGCTGACGAACGTCCGCGAACACGACGACCGGCGTCTCCACGTGGGCCATCGCCACATTCAGCGCGTACGCTTTGCCGCGCCGCTCCGGATACCGGAGGAGCGTCACGTCGGGCGCGCGCAAGAGGACAGCGTCCGTCGCGTCCGTCGAACCATCCGAGACGAAAAGGAAACGCAGACGATCGGGCGGATAATCGAGCGCGCGCAGGTTCTCGACCTTGGCCGCGGCCCGCGCCGCATCGTTATGAACCGCGATCACCACGGTCACGGCGGGCCATTCGGCCACGACGGCCGGATCGACGGGCTCCTCGCGCCGAAAACGGGAGAGAATCCATATCCCGACCGGATATCCGACGTAGGTATACGCTACGAACACAAACGAAAGCCAAAACAAGAGCGCCATGGCCCCCCGCCCCGTGTCATTTCAGCGCGACGCGCGTGACCCAGCCGGTCTCGCGCACGTATTTCTAGCGTCGCGCGCGCAAGGGCGCACCTCGTTTGAGGTCGAATCATCGAATGCGTTCTACGGGCGTGATGTTGAGGCTGCCGTTGCGCACCTCGACGAGCTCGCCGTTCGACGGGACGAGCTGGACGAGACGCGCGCCTCCGTCCGCGCCGCGAATCTCCACGTTCGTGATCGGCTCGCAGACCGCCTCGCGATGCCCGGACGGGAGCCGCCGCCGAAGCGCGCACTTCCCCACCTCGCACCGGTACTCCGGTCCACACGGGCTGAGGTCGCCCGCGGGAATCCTGATCCACAAAGGCGTCATGCCGCGCCGCTCGCCCTCGACGAACACCTCCATCCCCGGCGGATCCGTCCGGATCTCGAACGGCACCTCTCCGACGTCGACGATCGGCTTCGGCCCGGGCGCCCTTTCGAGCGGCGCGGGCATGG
Protein-coding sequences here:
- a CDS encoding alpha/beta hydrolase — protein: MSQAFHPDLARVARLLPRVTISPRLLSVMRFLMRVMPVPRAPRDVVVHDVKVPGPAGAPHVRVRIYRPATLARPAPALLWIHGGGYILGAPEQDDLLCASNARELGIVIVSVDYRLAPEHPFPAPLEDCYAALRWLFAEAAALGVAPDRIAIGGASAGGGLTAALAQLAHDRKEVKPVFQLLIYPMLDDRTATRTDIDGKHHRLWSQESNVVGWTSYLGHAPGRPVVPAHAAAARREDLSGLPPAWMGVGTCDLFHDEDVAYARRLSACGVPCEEVIVPGAFHGFDLTFRDAPVSRDFRAGYVAALRRALNNTASFHWRGIRNMCLDPSARDYDLTALSDALAEIIDDVGADKLPDDIASAVEKNFFSLDEGSLLLGVATYSTDDEGAHIRQVLEHWLEAGVDEIRVALALSHEAIPFRSRARRVAILTGIAGRFPKFADRCRHLIEASRE
- a CDS encoding HEAT repeat domain-containing protein translates to MAWFEDLSPYVDPEGDAEDDTGGRAAPVLNIGWLALGHSFPEGPVPAAFLVRLAVLVTRARIVLSRRSHTCSFGHKKPIIGSGEIRVVGDDGSRFAAPVMIHHYVTDHGYRPPDAFIAAVLRNTGLSWERMYEEDLCASCGFALQIRKKHKVYREDEAGIESVVEGFCGGCGVSYQRRAPLPSGATIQRALTQLGAPDPDMRIEAATDLSYLRSQDSIPPLIALLRDVHVGVRRAATLALARLKAEEAIAPLIENLEHPNEISRDGAIKPLAGLGADAVLRALEAPLRNPDMPVRSAAIEVLARIGGEATEPLLIQRLDDPEASIRRQALRALASRVDRQERRLLTHECDGTDPFLDPRVPLDEAWLQQTASRMHVPEEEARARIEVLAARFGIPLRWRDCG
- a CDS encoding polysaccharide deacetylase family protein encodes the protein MSRLVVLMYHALYEGEREFSAIDAADRPYAVSVSAFEAQLDILARRGLPVADPAVLPRKLDREDRIVLTFDDGHASTYRHGLPRLLQRDLRAAVFVTSDFIGHRAGFCGWPEVREMAERGMLIGSHGRTHRFLDDLPEEAARAELRDSKATIEDHVGSVVEQVSFPGGRFRQCDVEAGILEGYRVFHSSRAGAHRAGRLPEGVVLCRIAVRQGTSAAEFEALASASPGWLLKARAFDGAKAAVRWALGNGMYHALYERLAGGAG
- a CDS encoding glycosyltransferase family 2 protein codes for the protein MALLFWLSFVFVAYTYVGYPVGIWILSRFRREEPVDPAVVAEWPAVTVVIAVHNDAARAAAKVENLRALDYPPDRLRFLFVSDGSTDATDAVLLRAPDVTLLRYPERRGKAYALNVAMAHVETPVVVFADVRQRIERRAVRHLVARLLQSGIGAVSGELLHVDPRTRTAAHIGLYWRYEKWIRKAESRFASTVGVTGALYAMRREDYTPLQTGTLLDDFEQPMHLARRGRRVVFEPRAVMYDELQENMAGERRRKIRTLTGNFQSFARHRWLFLPWRNPLWVQFVSHKWFRLVVPYALGVMYVSSLLASGTFYRTAATLQGAFYTLSFVGAALPKLRRLRLVSFAEVFVELNRASVLALRNYLEGRIEARWEKT